In Desulfosediminicola ganghwensis, a single window of DNA contains:
- a CDS encoding TAXI family TRAP transporter solute-binding subunit: protein MNLQLCFSKGWWAWTCSVLFACLLFTVIVPGSVQSAGERKYVLATANIAGTYYPVGVALATLTKVKLEPGYGLSLTAIRSAGSAENLQLMRKGEAQFAILQGLYGSWAWDGKGPFVQQGPQKNLRSITMLWQNVEHFIVQSDYVQSGTVADLEQITGKKISLGEVHSGSAGSSSYILDRLGLEAKGDFELVNLTYNDSADAIRKGTIQIMSIPGGPPVTAVNKAFSALGKDIRVLDFTAEQVGLVNSRQQLWSEYIIEANTYQGQDRPIRTIAQPNFLAVRADVSDQDVYHIVKTIYNNLEFLYNIHPITEAMKLEQAITGLPVPLHPGAARYYREMGVEIPDALISR, encoded by the coding sequence ATGAATCTGCAATTGTGTTTCAGTAAGGGTTGGTGGGCATGGACCTGTAGTGTGCTGTTCGCTTGTCTGCTTTTTACCGTGATCGTTCCAGGGTCAGTTCAGTCGGCGGGAGAGCGGAAATATGTGCTGGCCACAGCCAATATCGCAGGTACCTACTATCCGGTTGGTGTGGCTTTGGCAACCCTGACCAAGGTAAAGCTTGAGCCGGGGTATGGTTTATCGCTCACAGCCATCAGATCGGCAGGTTCAGCGGAAAATCTTCAACTGATGAGAAAGGGAGAGGCGCAGTTCGCTATCCTGCAGGGATTGTACGGCTCATGGGCCTGGGATGGCAAGGGTCCGTTCGTGCAACAGGGTCCGCAGAAAAACCTACGCTCGATAACCATGCTCTGGCAGAATGTTGAGCATTTTATAGTCCAGTCGGATTACGTGCAGAGCGGCACGGTTGCAGACCTTGAGCAGATAACCGGCAAAAAGATATCTCTTGGTGAGGTCCACTCAGGCAGTGCAGGGTCCAGCAGCTATATTCTTGATCGGCTTGGGTTGGAAGCGAAGGGAGATTTCGAGCTGGTCAATCTGACCTATAACGACAGTGCCGATGCAATACGAAAGGGTACGATCCAGATTATGAGTATCCCGGGAGGCCCGCCGGTTACGGCGGTGAATAAGGCCTTTTCAGCACTAGGAAAGGACATTCGGGTACTGGATTTTACGGCTGAGCAGGTGGGGCTTGTGAATAGCAGGCAGCAGTTGTGGAGTGAGTATATTATCGAAGCCAACACCTATCAGGGGCAGGACCGTCCGATAAGGACTATAGCGCAGCCGAACTTCCTGGCAGTTCGTGCAGATGTCAGCGATCAGGATGTCTATCATATCGTGAAGACAATCTATAACAATCTGGAATTTCTCTATAATATTCATCCGATCACCGAGGCGATGAAGCTTGAGCAGGCAATCACCGGTTTGCCGGTACCCCTTCACCCGGGCGCTGCCAGATACTATCGGGAGATGGGGGTGGAGATACCTGATGCGCTCATAAGCCGTTAG